From the Labrus mixtus chromosome 17, fLabMix1.1, whole genome shotgun sequence genome, one window contains:
- the sigmar1 gene encoding sigma non-opioid intracellular receptor 1 translates to MAVVRTFLKLFMFAVSVALAVLLLRHWMASKQYVFNKEDIAKLAKQYAGQDHEQAFLKVVVELRKRYPGHILPDEDLQWVFVNAGGWMGSMCLLHASLTEYLLLFGTAVDTGGHSGRYWAEISDTIISGTFRQWKEGTTKSEIYYPGDTIVHGVGEATSVQWSAGTWMVEYGRGFIPSTLGFALADTLFSTQDFLTMFYTINVYVKGMLLEAGTLLTEVGVF, encoded by the exons ATGGCCGTAGTACGGACGTTTTTAAAACTGTTCATGTTCGCAGTCAGCGTCGCCCTGGCTGTTCTTCTGCTTCGGCACTGGATGGCCAGCAAGCAGtatgtttttaacaaagaagACATCGCCAAATTGGCCAAACAGTATGCGG GACAGGACCATGAGCAGGCCTTTTTGAAAGTGGTGGTGGAGCTAAGGAAAAG ATACCCTGGCCACATCCTACCAGATGAGGACCTGCAGTGGGTGTTTGTGAATGCTGGGGGCTGGATGGGCTCCATGTGTCTTCTTCATGCCTCTCTCACAGAGTACCTTCTGCTTTTTGGTACTGCAGTTGACACAGGAGGGCACTCAG GTCGTTACTGGGCTGAGATTTCTGACACTATCATATCTGGAACTTTCAGACAGTGGAAAGAGGGTACAACTAAGAGTGAAATATACTACCCTG gTGACACAATAGTTCATGGTGTAGGTGAAGCCACTTCCGTGCAGTGGAGCGCTGGAACTTGGATGGTGGAGTACGGCCGAGGTTTCATACCCTCCACGCTTGGATTTGCCCTCGCTGACACCTTGTTCAGCACCCAGGACTTCCTCACAATGTTCTATACCATAAATGTCTATGTTAAAGGCATGCTGCTTGAGGCTGGTACACTTCTTACAGAAGTTGGTGTTTTCTGA